Within Streptomyces sp. SS1-1, the genomic segment GGTCCTCGCCCTGGACCCGGAGCTGGTCGTGGTGGGGGGCTGGGCGGCCGGTCTGGACGGTGTCCTGGAGCCGCTGCGGCGTGAGTTGTCCCGCTACTGCCTGCGTCCGCCGAACGTGGCCCTGTCCCTGCTCGGTGAGGCCGCCGTGGCGACGGGTGCGCTGCGGCTCGCCCTCGACCATGTGGAGGAGCAGCTGTTCGCGGTGGAGGGGACGGTCACGGGCCGCCGGTGAGCGTGCCCGCGTCCCGGGGCCGGGGTGGTCCGGGACGCGGGCTATCGCACGGTCAGGAGGCCCGGCGCTCCGGGTCCTCGTGGATCTCCACGCCTCCGGTGTCGCCGAAGGTGAGCCGGCAGGTGTCGGCGCGGTAGGTGGCGACGGAGAGCGCGGCGGTCCTGCCGTGCGCGAGGTAACGCGTCGTCACGACGAGCACGGGCGCGCCCGGCAGCCGGTCGAGTTCCCTGGCGTCGTCGGCGCGGGCCGAGCCCAGTTCGACGGCGCTCTCCCGGCCCTCCAGCTCCAGTCGCTGCAGTTCGCGCAGCACGGCACGCGCGCGTGCGGCGCCCGACGGGGCGTCGATGGCGGACAGGTCGGGCACCGAGGACTGCGGGACGTAGAGCAGTTCGGCGGCGACCGGCTGACCGTGCGTCACCCGGGAGCGGCGCACGGTGTGCACGGGCTCGCCGGCGCCGGTGACCAGGGTGTCGGCGATCGTGGCGGGCGGCGCCGCGAGGGCGCAGTCCGTGGCCTGCCAGCCGTCCTCGGCGGCTCCCGGCCAGGCGTGCTGCTCGGTGCCCACGGCGACGCCCACGCGCGGCGGTGCGACGGTCGTGCCGACGCCGCGCCGGCGTTGCAGCCTGCCTTCGAGTTCGAGCTGTTCCAGTGCCTGGCGGAGCGTGGCCCTGGCGACGCCGAAGCGGGCCGCCAGGTCGCGTTCGTTGGGCAGGATCTCGCCCACCGAGAACTCCGATTCAAGTGCCTCGCTGAGCACGGTCCTCAGGTGCCAGTACTTCGGTTCCGGCACCGTTTCCAGCTGCGTGGTCCCCACCCTGTCCTCCGCAATCGCCGTGGCCCGGCGGCGTTTCAGCGCCTTGTTTATTAAAGGTTGTTGCACTTGTCAGCGACCATAGGACGGCCCTCACCCTTGGTCAATACCAATCACCCGGACCGCTCACGGGCTGTGATCACGCCAACACGTGGCCTGCCGGCCGACTGTCGGCCCTCTGTCAGACGCCGGTGAGGGCCTTGAGCTTGTCGGGGTTGCGGATGACGTAGACCGCCTGGATCCGCCCGTCCCGGGCCTCCACCTGGACGACGCTGTCGGGCTTGCCGCCGGTCAGGACCAGCAGCGCGGGACCGCCGTTGATCTCCAGGTACCGGAGGCTCGCGTCGGCGATGCCCTTCTGCGCGACGCCGGCGAGGAAACGGCCCACGTGGTCGGCGCTCTCCAGGACCCGCAGCGGCGCCTTGGCCTTGCCTCCGCTGTCGCCGATGAGCCGGACGTCCGGGGCGAGCAGCGACATGAGCCCCTCCAGGTCGCCGCCGGCGGCCGCGGCGAGGAACCGTTCGGTCAGGTCGCGCCGCTCGGCCGGGTCGACCGTGTAGCGGGGCCGCCGTTCCTCCACGTGCCGGCGGGCGCGCCCGGCGAGCTGACGCACCGCCGCCTCGCCCCGGTCGAGCATGGCGGCGATCTCGGCGTACGGGTAGCCGAAGGCCTCCCGGAGGACGAACACCGCCCGCTCCAGCGGCGACAGGGACTCTAGGACGATCAGGACGGCGAGGGACACGGAGTCGGCGAGGACGGCCCGTTCGGCGGTGTCCGGGACGCGGTCGCCGAAGTCGGTGACGTACGGCTCCGGCAGCCAGGGGCCGACATAGCTCTCGCCGCGCGCCTTGACCTGGCGCAGCCGGTCGATGGCCAGACGGGTGGTGACACGCACCAGGTAGGCGCGTGGTTCGCGCACCTCGGACCGCTCGGCCCGGGACCAGCGCAGCCAGGCCTCCTGGACCACGTCCTCCGCGTCGGCGACACGGCCGAGCATGCGGTAGGCGACCCCGAGGAGGACGGGGCGGTGCTCTTCGAAGACATCGGTCTCGGCATCGGTGGTCACGGCACCATCCCATCCCGGCACGGTGGGACGTGTCCAGGCGATTCGGACGGCCGCCCTGTGATGTCCCCCCGGCGGCGGCCGCCGGAACTACTCACCGGTAGCAGGGGTCTACCCGTCGGTAGCAATTGCTGACAAGCTGTCTACGGCCGTCCGTCGGCGTGTCCAGCCGGGTTCAGAGTAGGAGCACCGTCATGTCCGCCACCGTCTCCTTCCAGGTCGCGTCGCCCCTCGGGCCGCGCGACGTGACCGTCGACTACGCGCGCGTGGGCCGCGGCGAGCCGCTGCTCCTGCTGCACGGCATCGGTCACCACCGGCAGGTCTGGGACCCGGTGCTCGACATCCTCGCGACCGAGCGCGAGGTCGTCACGGTGGACCTGCCCGGCTTCGGGACCTCCCCCGGCCTGCCGGACGGGCTCGCCTACGACCTGGCCACGACGACGGCCGTGTTCGGCGCCTTCTGCGAGGCCCTGGAACTGGACCGTCCGCATGTCGCGGGCAACTCGCTGGGCGGACTGATCGCCCTGGAGCTCGGCCGCGAGAAGCTCGCCCGGTCCGTCACCGCCCTGTCCCCCGCCGGTTTCTGGACCCCGGCCGAGCGGCGCTACGCCTTCGGTGTCCTGCTGGCGATGCGGCACATCTCCCGGCGGATGCCGCTGCCGCTGGTCGAGCGGCTGTCCCGGTCGGCGGCCGGCCGTACGGCGCTGACCAGCACCATCTACGCCCGCCCGGGCCGCCGCTCACCGGAGGCCGTGGTCGCCGAGACGCTCGCGCTGGCCGGCGCCACCGGCTTCGACCAGACCCTGCGGTCCGGCCGGGCCGTCCAGTTCCTGGACGACATCCCCGAGATCCCGGTGACCGTGGCCTGGGGCAGCCGGGACCGGCTGCTCATCCCCCGTCAGGGCGTGCGCGCCAAGCGGGTCATCCCCAAGGCGCGGCTCGTCCGGCTGCCCGGCTGCGGCCACTGCCCCATGAACGACGACCCGGCCCTGGTCGCGCGCGTCATCCTCGACGGCAGCCGCTGACCCGCGGCGCGGCCGGAGCGCGCCGGAGCCCAGGGCGACCCCGGCGCCGACCAGGGCGCTCCCGAGGGCCTGTACGGCGCCGTAGGAGCCGGTCCCGGCCAGCGGGGCGGTGCAGGCGGCGGCCACCGGGATGAGGCCGGAGAAGAGCGTGGCCCGCTCGGCGCCGATGCGCTGCATGCCCATGTACCAGCACACGAAGCCGACGACCGTGACGATCGCCGCCTGCCACAGCAGTGCGGCGGTCTCGGTCGCGTCGGGCCGGCGCAGCCACGCGCCGCCGTCCGCGAGCAGGCCGGCCAGCGCGGCCTGGACGGCGGCCACCCCGCAGACCGTCGCGGACAGCAGGCGCGGCCCGAGCGGCCGCAGCACGGGTACGGCGAGGACGGCGAAGCCCACCTCGCCGGCCAGCGCGCACACCGAGAAGGCGATGCCGGTGCCGTCGGTGCGGCCCCAGCCCTGCACGGTGAGCGCGCCGACCGCGACGAGGGCGGCGCCGTACAGCACGGCGCGTTGCGGGCGGCGGCCGTCCAGGAGCGGGGCGAGGACGGCCACGGCCACGGGGGCGCAGCCGACGAACACACCGGGGACGGCGGGTTCCGCCGTGCGCTCGGCGGCGAGGACGGCCAGGTTGAACCCGAGCATGCCGGCGGCGGCGAGCACCCCGAGCCGCACCCACTGACGGACCGTGAGCGTGCGCAGCCGCGCGCCGGCGCCGCGTCCGGCGAACGGGACCAGCAGCAGGC encodes:
- a CDS encoding RNA polymerase sigma-70 factor — translated: MTTDAETDVFEEHRPVLLGVAYRMLGRVADAEDVVQEAWLRWSRAERSEVREPRAYLVRVTTRLAIDRLRQVKARGESYVGPWLPEPYVTDFGDRVPDTAERAVLADSVSLAVLIVLESLSPLERAVFVLREAFGYPYAEIAAMLDRGEAAVRQLAGRARRHVEERRPRYTVDPAERRDLTERFLAAAAGGDLEGLMSLLAPDVRLIGDSGGKAKAPLRVLESADHVGRFLAGVAQKGIADASLRYLEINGGPALLVLTGGKPDSVVQVEARDGRIQAVYVIRNPDKLKALTGV
- a CDS encoding GntR family transcriptional regulator is translated as MGTTQLETVPEPKYWHLRTVLSEALESEFSVGEILPNERDLAARFGVARATLRQALEQLELEGRLQRRRGVGTTVAPPRVGVAVGTEQHAWPGAAEDGWQATDCALAAPPATIADTLVTGAGEPVHTVRRSRVTHGQPVAAELLYVPQSSVPDLSAIDAPSGAARARAVLRELQRLELEGRESAVELGSARADDARELDRLPGAPVLVVTTRYLAHGRTAALSVATYRADTCRLTFGDTGGVEIHEDPERRAS
- a CDS encoding alpha/beta fold hydrolase, coding for MSATVSFQVASPLGPRDVTVDYARVGRGEPLLLLHGIGHHRQVWDPVLDILATEREVVTVDLPGFGTSPGLPDGLAYDLATTTAVFGAFCEALELDRPHVAGNSLGGLIALELGREKLARSVTALSPAGFWTPAERRYAFGVLLAMRHISRRMPLPLVERLSRSAAGRTALTSTIYARPGRRSPEAVVAETLALAGATGFDQTLRSGRAVQFLDDIPEIPVTVAWGSRDRLLIPRQGVRAKRVIPKARLVRLPGCGHCPMNDDPALVARVILDGSR